Proteins encoded by one window of Juglans regia cultivar Chandler chromosome 15, Walnut 2.0, whole genome shotgun sequence:
- the LOC109017784 gene encoding protein Dr1 homolog isoform X1 has protein sequence MEPMDIVGKSKEDASLPKATMTKIIKEMLPPDVRVARDAQDLLIECCVEFINLISSESNEVCGREEKRTIAPEHVLKALEVLGFGEYIEEVYAAYEQHKIETMQDSLKGGKWSNGAEMTEEEALAEQQRMFAEARARMNGGAAPPKQPDPDQTIES, from the exons ATGGAGCCGATGGATATCGTCGGGAAGTCCAAAGAGGATGCTTCGCTTCCGAAAG CAACAATGACCAAAATCATCAAGGAGATGCTGCCGCCAGATGTACGTGTTGCAAGAGATGCCCAAGATCTTTTAATCGAGTGTTGTGTAG AGTTTATAAACCTCATCTCATCAGAATCTAATGAAGTTTGTGgcagagaggagaaaagaactATTGCACCTGAGCATGTACTCAAGGCTTTAGAG GTTCTTGGATTTGGTGAGTACATTGAGGAGGTTTACGCAGCTTACGAACAGCACAAGATTGAGACCATG CAGGACTCTCTAAAAGGTGGCAAGTGGAGCAATGGAGCCGAGATGACTGAGGAAGAAGCATTGGCCGAGCAACAGAGAATGTTTGCAGAGGCTCGTGCAAGAATGAATGGTGGGGCTGCTCCCCCAAAGCAACCCGATCCTGACCAAACCATAGAGAGCTGA
- the LOC109017784 gene encoding protein Dr1 homolog isoform X2 — protein MEPMDIVGKSKEDASLPKATMTKIIKEMLPPDVRVARDAQDLLIECCVEFINLISSESNEVCGREEKRTIAPEHVLKALEVLGFGEYIEEVYAAYEQHKIETMDSLKGGKWSNGAEMTEEEALAEQQRMFAEARARMNGGAAPPKQPDPDQTIES, from the exons ATGGAGCCGATGGATATCGTCGGGAAGTCCAAAGAGGATGCTTCGCTTCCGAAAG CAACAATGACCAAAATCATCAAGGAGATGCTGCCGCCAGATGTACGTGTTGCAAGAGATGCCCAAGATCTTTTAATCGAGTGTTGTGTAG AGTTTATAAACCTCATCTCATCAGAATCTAATGAAGTTTGTGgcagagaggagaaaagaactATTGCACCTGAGCATGTACTCAAGGCTTTAGAG GTTCTTGGATTTGGTGAGTACATTGAGGAGGTTTACGCAGCTTACGAACAGCACAAGATTGAGACCATG GACTCTCTAAAAGGTGGCAAGTGGAGCAATGGAGCCGAGATGACTGAGGAAGAAGCATTGGCCGAGCAACAGAGAATGTTTGCAGAGGCTCGTGCAAGAATGAATGGTGGGGCTGCTCCCCCAAAGCAACCCGATCCTGACCAAACCATAGAGAGCTGA